One genomic window of Acomys russatus chromosome 29, mAcoRus1.1, whole genome shotgun sequence includes the following:
- the LOC127211241 gene encoding LOW QUALITY PROTEIN: oligosaccharyltransferase complex subunit OSTC (The sequence of the model RefSeq protein was modified relative to this genomic sequence to represent the inferred CDS: inserted 1 base in 1 codon; deleted 1 base in 1 codon; substituted 1 base at 1 genomic stop codon) — translation MAGPGWNPEEIRCGNRAGGTGGRRGLRAHFPFLGDFGATSSPALNPLTLLGPCGSLGSAAAQIATASELVAPKSYSFLVLEXPNLKLKKPPWVHMLSAMMVYTMVVVSYFLITRGIIXSVGLVTCKHEHQRPVAFLAYRVNGQYIMDGLASSFLFTIGGLGFIILDQSNAPNIPKVNRFLLLLIGFVCVLLSFLMARVFVRRNLPGYLMG, via the exons ATGGCCGGCCCGGGTTGGAACCCTGAGGAAATAAGGTGCGGAAACCGGGCCGGAGGGACTGGAGGGCGGAGAGGCCTGAGAGCCCACTTTCCGTTCCTGGGGGAC TTTGGAGCGACTTCATCGCCAGCCCTTAACCCTCTAACCCTCCTGGGACCCTGTGGTTCCCTGGGTTCTGCAGCAGCCCAGATAGCAACAGCCAGTGAACTGGTTGCCCCCAAGTCAT ACTCGTTCTTAGTGCTCGAATGACCTAACCTGAAACTGAAGAAGCCGCCCTGGGTCCACATGCTGTCAGCCATGATGGTGTACACCATGGTGGTGGTGTCTTACTTCCTCATTACCAGAGGAATAA TAAGTGTTGGCTTAGTGACCTGTAAACATGAGCATCAGAGACCAGTAGCTTTCTTGGCATACAGAGTAAATGGACAGTATATTATGGACGGA TTGGCGTCTAGCTTTCTGTTTACAATAGGAGGTTTAGGTTTCATAATCCTGGACCAATCCAACGCACCAAATATTCCCAAAGTCAataggtttcttcttcttctcattggCTTTGTCTGTGTCCTACTGAGTTTCCTAATGGCTAGAGTCTTCGTGAGAAGGAACTTGCCGGGCTACCTGATGGGCTAG